Proteins encoded in a region of the Trichosurus vulpecula isolate mTriVul1 chromosome 9, mTriVul1.pri, whole genome shotgun sequence genome:
- the LOC118830894 gene encoding cellular nucleic acid-binding protein isoform X4 — MSSNECFKCGRSGHWARECPTGGGRGRGMRSRGRGFQFVSSSLPDICYRCGESGHLAKDCDLQEDACYNCGRGGHIAKDCKEPKREREQCCYNCGKPGHLARDCDHADEQKCYSCGEFGHIQKDCTKVKCYRCGETGHVAINCSKTSEVNCYRCGESGHLARECTIEATA, encoded by the exons ATGAGCAGCAACGAGTGTTTCAAGTGTGGACGCTCTGGCCATTGGGCCCGAGAATGCCCTACTGGAGGAGGCCGTGGTCGAGGAATGCGCAGCCGTGGAAGAG GTTTCCagtttgtttcttcatctcttccagacATCTGTTACCGTTGTGGTGAGTCTGGTCATCTTGCCAAGGATTGTGATCTTCAGGAGGATG CCTGCTATAACTGCGGTAGAGGTGGCCACATTGCCAAGGACTGCAAGGAACCGAAGCGGGAGAGAGAGCAGTGCTGCTACAACTGTGGCAAACCCGGCCACCTGGCTCGAGACTGCGACCATGCAGATGAGCAGAAGTGCTACTCGTGTGGAGAGTTTGGGCACATTCAGAAAGATTGCACCAAAGTGAAATGCTATAG gtgTGGTGAAACTGGTCATGTAGCCATCAACTGCAGCAAGACAAGTGAAGTCAACTGTTATCGCTGTGGCGAGTCAGGGCATCTTGCACGGGAATGCACAATTGAGGCTACAgcttaa
- the LOC118830894 gene encoding cellular nucleic acid-binding protein isoform X3, with translation MSSNECFKCGRSGHWARECPTGGGRGRGMRSRGRGFQFVSSSLPDICYRCGESGHLAKDCDLQEDEACYNCGRGGHIAKDCKEPKREREQCCYNCGKPGHLARDCDHADEQKCYSCGEFGHIQKDCTKVKCYRCGETGHVAINCSKTSEVNCYRCGESGHLARECTIEATA, from the exons ATGAGCAGCAACGAGTGTTTCAAGTGTGGACGCTCTGGCCATTGGGCCCGAGAATGCCCTACTGGAGGAGGCCGTGGTCGAGGAATGCGCAGCCGTGGAAGAG GTTTCCagtttgtttcttcatctcttccagacATCTGTTACCGTTGTGGTGAGTCTGGTCATCTTGCCAAGGATTGTGATCTTCAGGAGGATG AAGCCTGCTATAACTGCGGTAGAGGTGGCCACATTGCCAAGGACTGCAAGGAACCGAAGCGGGAGAGAGAGCAGTGCTGCTACAACTGTGGCAAACCCGGCCACCTGGCTCGAGACTGCGACCATGCAGATGAGCAGAAGTGCTACTCGTGTGGAGAGTTTGGGCACATTCAGAAAGATTGCACCAAAGTGAAATGCTATAG gtgTGGTGAAACTGGTCATGTAGCCATCAACTGCAGCAAGACAAGTGAAGTCAACTGTTATCGCTGTGGCGAGTCAGGGCATCTTGCACGGGAATGCACAATTGAGGCTACAgcttaa
- the LOC118830894 gene encoding cellular nucleic acid-binding protein isoform X2, whose protein sequence is MSSNECFKCGRSGHWARECPTGGGRGRGMRSRGRGGFTSARGFQFVSSSLPDICYRCGESGHLAKDCDLQEDACYNCGRGGHIAKDCKEPKREREQCCYNCGKPGHLARDCDHADEQKCYSCGEFGHIQKDCTKVKCYRCGETGHVAINCSKTSEVNCYRCGESGHLARECTIEATA, encoded by the exons ATGAGCAGCAACGAGTGTTTCAAGTGTGGACGCTCTGGCCATTGGGCCCGAGAATGCCCTACTGGAGGAGGCCGTGGTCGAGGAATGCGCAGCCGTGGAAGAGGTGGTTTTACCTCAGCGAGAG GTTTCCagtttgtttcttcatctcttccagacATCTGTTACCGTTGTGGTGAGTCTGGTCATCTTGCCAAGGATTGTGATCTTCAGGAGGATG CCTGCTATAACTGCGGTAGAGGTGGCCACATTGCCAAGGACTGCAAGGAACCGAAGCGGGAGAGAGAGCAGTGCTGCTACAACTGTGGCAAACCCGGCCACCTGGCTCGAGACTGCGACCATGCAGATGAGCAGAAGTGCTACTCGTGTGGAGAGTTTGGGCACATTCAGAAAGATTGCACCAAAGTGAAATGCTATAG gtgTGGTGAAACTGGTCATGTAGCCATCAACTGCAGCAAGACAAGTGAAGTCAACTGTTATCGCTGTGGCGAGTCAGGGCATCTTGCACGGGAATGCACAATTGAGGCTACAgcttaa
- the LOC118830894 gene encoding cellular nucleic acid-binding protein isoform X1 encodes MSSNECFKCGRSGHWARECPTGGGRGRGMRSRGRGGFTSARGFQFVSSSLPDICYRCGESGHLAKDCDLQEDEACYNCGRGGHIAKDCKEPKREREQCCYNCGKPGHLARDCDHADEQKCYSCGEFGHIQKDCTKVKCYRCGETGHVAINCSKTSEVNCYRCGESGHLARECTIEATA; translated from the exons ATGAGCAGCAACGAGTGTTTCAAGTGTGGACGCTCTGGCCATTGGGCCCGAGAATGCCCTACTGGAGGAGGCCGTGGTCGAGGAATGCGCAGCCGTGGAAGAGGTGGTTTTACCTCAGCGAGAG GTTTCCagtttgtttcttcatctcttccagacATCTGTTACCGTTGTGGTGAGTCTGGTCATCTTGCCAAGGATTGTGATCTTCAGGAGGATG AAGCCTGCTATAACTGCGGTAGAGGTGGCCACATTGCCAAGGACTGCAAGGAACCGAAGCGGGAGAGAGAGCAGTGCTGCTACAACTGTGGCAAACCCGGCCACCTGGCTCGAGACTGCGACCATGCAGATGAGCAGAAGTGCTACTCGTGTGGAGAGTTTGGGCACATTCAGAAAGATTGCACCAAAGTGAAATGCTATAG gtgTGGTGAAACTGGTCATGTAGCCATCAACTGCAGCAAGACAAGTGAAGTCAACTGTTATCGCTGTGGCGAGTCAGGGCATCTTGCACGGGAATGCACAATTGAGGCTACAgcttaa